In a single window of the Gossypium hirsutum isolate 1008001.06 chromosome A13, Gossypium_hirsutum_v2.1, whole genome shotgun sequence genome:
- the LOC107894610 gene encoding E3 ubiquitin-protein ligase SIRP1 — MIGKQTPIQPPTLFTYEKPLFSVLTFSKTRSKFTTLLAPRLQDSESTPTQLIIASVVEQYHNDEILMRRALSESASEFESRNYGMVPAKESLVNEMLKRIKVEDEDIKVCIVCLEQLKVGAEAYRMPGSHIFHGDCIEKWLKQSHYCPICRFEMPKN, encoded by the exons ATGATTGGCAAGCAGACACCTATTCAACCACCAACACTTTTCACTTACGAGAAACCTTTGTTTTCAGTCTTAACATTTAGCAAAACGAGATCCAAGTTCACGACATTATTGGCCCCACGTTTACAAGACTCCGAATCAACACCGACTCAGTTGATTATC GCATCCGTTGTGGAACAATATCACAATGATGAGATTTTGATGAGGAGAGCTTTGTCTGAATCCGCGTCAGAGTTTGAAAGTAGAAATTATGGCATGGTTCCAGCAAAAGAGTCATTAGTTAATGAGATGCTAAAGAGGattaaggttgaagatgaagatATAAAAGTTTGCATCGTATGTTTGGAGCAACTTAAAGTTGGAGCGGAAGCTTATCGGATGCCTGGCTCTCATATTTTTCATGGTGATTGCATTGAAAAGTGGTTGAAGCAGAGCCATTATTGCCCTATTTGTCGGTTTGAGATGCCAAAGAATTAG